DNA from Rhinatrema bivittatum chromosome 16, aRhiBiv1.1, whole genome shotgun sequence:
taatttattgcaCTTCTTCAATTTGTAAACATGAtatatatttattacaaaaatgCTATCTGATTTATTACATATATGTGAGATATATTGGAGGCGGAAATATCAGCGGTTGGTAAACTGGAATTAAGATGATGTAGAGGCATTCCCTTCCTTGTGGTCACTGTTTTTGAATAAAATTAGTGAACAGTTTTGATCTATAAGAATTGTCTAATAGTACCTCAATAGGTGTGGTGATGTCTGGCAGTGTATGACTCGTTTAATGCACTGGGGTCACTTCATGTGAGTGGATATTGGGAAAGCTAGTAAGTGAATGATATGGACATGTTTTGGGGACTGTTTAATCAAGAGTTCGCTTATGAGTGGGGTTAATACCGAGATATTCAGGAGGTGGTTATagatttcccctgatgaagccctgaACGGGTGAAACAAGGCACCTTGTTGGGGTGAATATCGCTAAAGAAGGGGAAAACAACATCGCTAAGAAGGAGTGAACATCGTTAAAAACAGGGGTGAATATCATTGAAGAAAGGGTCAGAACTCTTTGGCATTTGAAGAAGATATATGAACATCTTTAGATTTTATAGGATTAAGTTTTTTATGAATGTATGAAGTGTGAATGTGGATAGTATATATGGGGTAATGGGTTAGTACATGTccagtgttttaaataaaaatatgtgttaaattgTAATGTGATGATCATATTGACAAATCCACTCCAGATTGGTATGCATTATGATGATGATGTGTTTgtaatacattttgttcattggTTATTAGGGTATGAAATGTAATAAATCAATGATagtatttttgtaataaatatataTCATGTTTACAAATGGAGGAAGtgcaataaattaataaacaacaatttataaaatacataatgtatgtgcaaaaaataaaaaagcaaaacatattATATAGTGTGGGTTGAAATTAGAGGGGTAAAGTCACAAGGTTATGGTTTTTCATGATTCCCATTGTGATGTATGATTGTTAGTATAATTAGGGGATCCAATACTTTCTCTCGTGGACTGTATGTGTCTGAATCATTTCTAtcattgattttatatacctataCCTATACATATCAAAGTCTATAGCTGATACAAAGGAAAGGATTGAGTTTGTGTTCTTCCTTTGTATCAGCTATAGACTTTGATATGTTTTCTATTTTGAAAgaaggtatataaaatcaatgaTAGAAATGATTCAGACACATACAGTCCACGAGAGAAAGTATTGGATCCCCTAATTATACTAACAATCATACATCACAATGGGAATCATGAAAAACCATAACCTTGTGACTTTACCCCTCTAATTTCAACCCACACTATACaatatgttttgcttttttattttttgcacatacattatgtattttataaattgttgtttattaatttattgcaCTTCCTCCATTTGTAAACATGAtatatatttattacaaaaatactATCATTGATTTATTACATTTCATACCCTAATAAccaatgaacaaaatgtattacAAACACATCATCATCATAATGCATACCAATCAGTATAAAAGAATAGACTCTACTTTACTCCTGTCATTACCTCAACCTTAATATAATTTATCTGCTAAAGTGCCTATAAATATCCATTAAACTGCCTTCTTCACTTAAGTAATGGTAAATTCCATGCCTAGCTTTACAggataaatggaaaaaaatgcagGATCCCTTTAATAAAGCATTCACAATGTACGCTGTTCACTCTGTGAAGTAGCATATGACCCAGTTTTATAGCTGTTTGAGATTGACCCAAAACATGCCTGAGAAGCCTGCCCTATACCACTAGATGGTGCTGTTAGAATACTTTGGCTCAAGTgttcacacacaggccgatacagtagagTGCACTCAGCTGAGAGCACTGTTTAACAGGTGGTTAGATGCGTGTTTTCAATACGCGTtcactaccccttatacagtaaggagttTAGTGTGtcaaaaatgcacggccaacccccccccccccccgcccggaaattaatagcactcatcacaagcaaatgcatgttgatgaggctataagTCATTCGCCcaggttacagaaaaaaaaatgtgtggccaatccacacattttacgctcagaaattagcacctgcccaagggcaggcattaataatttttgagcagcccaaaaaaaagtgcactttttctgtacatcctccatcttaatatcctagcaatattaagtcggagaaaccaaaaaggttaaaaataaaaataataaaaaatgtgccAGCTGGTCAgggtaggaaaatggatgctcaattttaccagtgtctgttttcctaactcatggctgtcagcgggttaggaaaactgatgcttgtaaaattgagtgtcggtttTCTGAATTCAcagacagccacctctcctgggtttccgctGCTAAGGGAGCACTaaggatgcgctattgtccctagttccccctttttagcgtgaccccctcatttaaatatagcacccagccacatctcctgggtgcgtgTTGGAAGAGCAGGCACTCAACATGGAGTGTCCATTCTCCCacgctccttactgtattggccagACAATGAAACCATTGCTCTAGCTCCTTTTGCCTTAACATAACTAgtgaagatgaaaaaaaaaaagggggagaagaggaagcaggaaagaagactggaggggaggggtggggaagagagagaaagaagaaaaggtgtTGGGAACTGAGTGGGTAAGGAAGAGGAAGGTGGAGAGGAAGTGGAGAAAGGAAGAGGCAGTTGAAATAGGTGGAGAGACAAGGtggaaaaagtggaaggaaaaagaaattggAGGAGATGgctggaaaagggggaggggagactggagggaggaaaaaggaaagaaaataagtGGTACTTTTGGAAAACCAAGAGAGAGACTGCagcaagagagaaaagaaagaaattggaAGAAAGACAGGAATGACAAATGAAAACTTCAAAATGTGAGAATACATTGATGTGGATtctaaaaaggaaaagagaaaaaaacaaaagtgacTATTCATATGAACACAGAAAGAGTTGAGAacttattttagtttttaaaagGAAACTATATAAGACgtgtaatattaaaaaaaaaaacaaaaaaccaaaaaaacataagcctatgtgctttaagtaAAATTGTATGCAAAGTACCACAGAATTCCTAATtattccccattatctcttgaTGAGCATTATTTTGGATTCGAGACATTTCGGAATACATATTCTGTCAACTCAAACTGTCCATATTCTGTCAACTCAAACTGATAATTATTTACCTAGTTCCACTGTATTCCATGTGCCCAGAAATAGACCTAATTAGAAGTTCCATAAACTCTATGCATAATTACTGAATTAAGCCTGGGGATTCTCTGGTGATTGAAAACTTCTGTTCACAAACTCCTTGTGAGACATAAGCAAAGCCCCACTATAGGAGCACTTGACAGCTCAGTGTCTGTgtaaggagggagggaaaagTCTTGGGCTCAAAGCAAAGAGAAGACAACTCCTCCATGCACCCACCATCAGCATCAGAAGAAGACTGTCCGTCGACTTGCCACCATCCAAAATTGTCTTATCCAAGCATCCAGTCTTTCATCAACCAGGCTAAAGGTGTTGAGGCATGCACAGTCAAATACTATATTATCCCCATGATAATTTAAGACCTCACTAACTGTAAGTAGCACCATGACTCCTTCTTtttgtctttacaaaatgccatgTTCTTCTCATTCATAGCTGTAATTTAGATCTCTTCCATTTAGCCCGATCCTTTGTCCTACCTATACCTGCCCACATTAAATCTATTTAATTGCCCACATTTAAATCTATTTATTGCCcacatttaaatatatttaaataaatattttgctaCTTTTGTGCCCATTTGCCTAGGATAcatctgccctcccccccccccccctagtaaaATCAACAAGCTGTGCAGTAATTTTATTCAGTGACTTCCGGGTTCCAAACCAAGTTTATTTAAATAGTAGAATTAACACAGGGTACGCAGGCTCTTACATAGAATGGTCTTAGATACCAGTACAGTTTCACTTCTCTCAAAAGCATTTTCTGTTGAAACGCATTACATGAAGTATATGCCTAGCGTTTCATTTGGATGACAGTGATGTTCTCTTCTGCAAATTTCTGAGGGAAGTGCATTGAATTTACTTTGAACTTCATAcatgttttgcatgcatttaaaCACACTAAAAATGAActagttttatgtatttatttaaaattgcttataGACAGAttccataaaaacataaatactaGAAACTAGTATGTTACATAAAACCAGTACATTAGGCAATATGCTCACAcagtaaaataaacaaattacaaaaatacaaaaacaaaacacagtagTATGAAGACATATTTTAATAAACTTGAAGGGACTATGATTAAACTAATATTGAAGTTTATTGAACTAATAttgaatgtttattgtaaagcactgttgcacatgttcgttctagttggcacagcttcaatgtttctgttaattgtgaaccgatctgaggttactaaacaaatgtcggtatatagaaactgcatataaataaataaaataagtgatgTTTCAGTATCAGTTATGATGTACCCTTATAGTCTGATCCTATTACAAAGGTTCAGCCGTTATTTCACCACTAATTCGTATTGCTGCTCTATGTGTTGTTCTATCCCTTGCATTTATTTCATACATTTGTCCGGAGAATTTGCACTGGATGTGGTAGAcatggacttcagcaaagcttttggtaTTTTTATGCGTAGAAAGCTCATAAATTAAAGGCGCAGACTGAGGCTGGGTTCTCCCCTCAGGTCGGGAACTGGATTAGAAAGTGGTTGCGTGAACAGATAACAGCGGGAAGAGGAGAAAAGacaatggaattcactctgaggaaagaagaGTGATGGGGGGGCTACgtcagggatctgtcctggggAAGGTTCAGTTTTACATATCGGACAGGCTGGAGGGAAAAGTTCAAGCTCTAAATTTTGGCAAACGGATGCCGGAGAGGGGacaggatagaagtttataaaagcaTGAGTgggggtggaatgagtaaataatgGACGGTTAattgccctttcaaataatattaaaacaagcgGACACGCCATGGAACGAAAACccacagagttaaaaaaaaaaaaaaactaattgtAGAAAGAACTTTTTCACGTAGTGTACAATCAAGCTGTATAAACCGTTGTCAGAGGCTATGGTTAAGGCAACACAGCGGGATTTAAattaggtttggacaagttactgaaaaaaaaatccataaaacattattagcaagatagatttgggaaagccattgctatccctggcagtcagtaacaagaaatagatttaTTTTGGGGGATCTGCCATTTATTtacaacctggattggccactgtcggagacaggatgctgggctcgatggatcttgcTCTGACCCAACACGGCATTTCTTATGATATTGTAGAGAGGAAAagttggccttttttttttaattgcagatCAGATTAAGATCTGCAAGAGAGTGGACCCTCTGAGTGAGTAGACAGAATAAGacatgatctaagaaagcttgaggagagTTTGAgagcttggcagttaagattcaatgcaaaaatatgtgcagattcatgcatctggagtgcagaaatccaagatAGTGGTACAAGATAAATacatttccacacacacacaaaaaaaaagaattccaagCAGAACTGTCACATATATGTGAATTTGGTTGTGTTTCTGTATGGTTACTGAATGTTCTGTTCTTGGCATAACTATgattataaatcaataaatacattttcacaaGATGAAGGGTTAAGTGCTGATATGCATCAACCAGGAGTAAAGAGCATTTTTGTGTCTATTGATTTCAAGACAGCAAAACAATATGATAAGGCCAGAGATATGCTAGGACACATACGAAGATGCACAAACAGTTCAttaaaaggagatgataatgtcTCTGCACAGGTTGTTGGTGAGACCATACATACAATTATGTGTCCATTTCTAAAGGCTGTGCATTGAAAACCATGTAGACCAGTGTGGCTTATAGCCTGTGACAAAAGCCACATGACATGAGATTTAGAACCTAAATAGGTttgggagagggggaaaaagaggagatatgatggagataTTCAAATAATCTATAAGCAGGAAAACATTTTCACAGGAAAGAATGCTATAGAGCAAAAGGTCTGAGACTCCAAGGGGACAGAAAGATTGGTGAATACTTGGCATGGCTTCTCCAGTGGATTTGGTGGAGAATAATACTATAGCAGATTTCATTAAAGCCATATTCGCAAAGTGAGGGGAAATCCTCAGGTCATATGGGGTTGTAcggcattgcaccaggaatgacATTTTGATAGTCACAGCTGGGTTTAATTGGCCTTATGTTCCAAATGTTCTGTGCTTCCAACATGTCTACAAATATATTAATGCCCTCTTTGAATAAGGACCATAATTGAGATATCAACagcaaaaataaatttattttctgtAAAAACAATGACAATATCTGAGCTCCCTACTGTGACTGTAAAAGGAGGGGAAAGAATCTCATTCTGCCTGTAAAACCCACAAGCTtaaagcagagagaaggctgcacCACTGCTTCCAGCATGAATATATGTTTTTTAAGTTATGTGCattcaattttgttttattttatgtattttcacCCTGTAATACCTCCAGAAACAGTCAATGGTAATGTGCAGAAAATGTCTGATCATACAACaagaggtggggggagaggtttGTACgtgagtgtgaatgtgtgtgagtgtaggATGGATGGTTGAGCTCAATTTAAGGGTGTAAGTTAGTTTGTAATTATACTGAAGTATAACTATAAAACTGGCAAGGTGATAGTGGAATGTGATTCTGTTTGAATATTCAGGCACAGCTGTGCTCATTTACAATGTACAGTTCTTTCTGATTCATAAGCTTAATGCTTTCTTTTGCTTCGGTTCTGTACCACTTCCCTAAGCCTTAATAAAAAATGatattggaaagaaaaaaaaaagatggaggaTTGTTCATTCGTTGGCTACCCTCCCAATTTCCTGATCCGATCCATCACATCAAACTGGTGTACAATGCTGAAGAATGAATAATCACTTCATTATATCCTGTGCATATTTTAAGATATCGCTAAAAGTACCACCATTAATCTTTTAATCAACATAATATTTGTCTTTACAAAATACCATATTCTTCTCATTGATAATAGTTGTGAATTTAGACCCCTTCCATCTGGCCAGATGCTTTTTCCCTACACTTGCATACACTAAATCTTATTAGCTAATTGTTATTTTGTGACCATTTACCTAGGATATGTCTGTCTCCTATATAATGAGAATATAACAATATGACATTAGAATGAATTATGATTCAATTCACAAGGAATGAAAAATTGAATTAGTAGATAAACATCCTTTATCTTCAGTATGTTTCAACTATTCTTGTCCCTTCCAGATTACATGTTGGAAGGATGTGGGGAAGAAACCAGACGGAAGTGAACGTCTTTATTCTTTATGGACTCTCTGTTCACCAGGATGCTCAGGTTCCTCTATTTGCTCTGTTTTTAGGTATCTACACCCTCACCTTAGTTGGAAACATGATAATCATTATGTTAGTCTGGTCTGAACCTCGCCTACACAAACCGATGTACATTTTCCTTGGTAATCTGTCTTTCGTCGAAATCTGGTACACAACCAGCACTGTCCCAAAAATGCTTTCTGGTTTGCTTTCTAGAATTAACTATATTTCTTTCAATGGCTGCTTCCTgcaattttatttcttcttctgcTTGGGTACGACTGAATGTTTCCTTCTCACTGTTATGGGTTATGATCGATATCTGGCCATATGTCATCCTCTCCGCTACCACGTTTTAATGAGCAGCAGAAAATGCTCCTGCCTAGCCGCTTCTTGCTGGATTATTAGCCTCTTCTGGTCATTATTTCCCATAACACTAGTATCACAGCTGCCTTTCTGTGGCCCAAATGAGATTAATCATTTCTTGTGTGATCCAGGACCACTGCTGGAACTTTCTTGTGTGAGGTACTATAAGACGGAGATGGCCATTTCTGTATACATTGCCCTAATGCTTCTCCTTACCTTCTCCTTTACCTTAATCTCTTACACTTTCATTATACAAACCATTGTAAAAATCCCTTCCTCATCTGGACGTCTTAAGGCCTTTTCCACCTGTGCCTCTCACCTCATTGTGGTGACTATTTTCTTTGGGTGTgttatgtatatgtatattaGACCACCAGGAAAACACCCGTTCAGCTTTGATAAGGTGGTGGCTGTGTTCTACACTGTAGTGACTCCTCTACTGAATCCGGTTATCTACGCTTTAAGGAACAAGGAGGTCCTTGACGCGGTGAAAAAGATCATGGTAATCCATTAATGCACAGAGCATGTGAGAATTGTCTCTTCTGTCAGTTTATAGCATACACCTTTAGTGCAATGCTTTTCAAACCTGTACTGGCAACCACTCGATCAGGATATCTATAACAAAAGTACATTATGTAAATGTTCATATCTATTGCTTCTTCAATGCATacacatttttctcatgcatatgtGGCCGGGGTGCTAAACCCTAGCCATATGCCTCAAGAGATATGTTCTCTTACACTGGTCCAATATTGTCACTTAAACTCTACTGTGGGATATGTGTAATTATTCTCTTACCAAAGGTTTTCTGGCTATGTTGTTATGGATGCGTGTGAAGAGATGAATTCTAGGGGGAGTGTGCTCTGTGATTTCTGACACTAAGAGGGAATggga
Protein-coding regions in this window:
- the LOC115077524 gene encoding olfactory receptor 11G2-like, with protein sequence MWGRNQTEVNVFILYGLSVHQDAQVPLFALFLGIYTLTLVGNMIIIMLVWSEPRLHKPMYIFLGNLSFVEIWYTTSTVPKMLSGLLSRINYISFNGCFLQFYFFFCLGTTECFLLTVMGYDRYLAICHPLRYHVLMSSRKCSCLAASCWIISLFWSLFPITLVSQLPFCGPNEINHFLCDPGPLLELSCVRYYKTEMAISVYIALMLLLTFSFTLISYTFIIQTIVKIPSSSGRLKAFSTCASHLIVVTIFFGCVMYMYIRPPGKHPFSFDKVVAVFYTVVTPLLNPVIYALRNKEVLDAVKKIMVIH